A genomic window from Stigmatopora argus isolate UIUO_Sarg chromosome 13, RoL_Sarg_1.0, whole genome shotgun sequence includes:
- the lrrfip1a gene encoding uncharacterized protein lrrfip1a isoform X7 — protein sequence MGTQGAGRKRNSKKEKSTAEDDALNLIAREAEARLAAKRAARAEAREIRMRELERQQKEIFQVQKKYYGLNTKSDDKSDRKWGDIEQWMEDSEPYSRSCRPSQAQTLSDEDDRMSVGSRGSIRSDRDGGYGAGGSSLLSHKSKKKKKHKHKDKDRNGHDDEYSVLSSRTSLYEESLCSGSRRLSDSNSGFYPLEYSSYRNANSRTSSRANSARTSPVEICGSVASLLRSSSGSRGIPRDLDDVTIPNFSDVEDRDYLERGSRSASALTASTLTSLGGSSSRRGSVETAITLDAETASREIKDALTEVEEKYRKAMVSNAQLDNEKNNLMYQVDTLKDSLTELEELLSESRREYEEKVKEFEREKHAHSVLQFQFNEMKETLKQSEELLNKHGIVLGPDLSINGDADVTEVERIGGDADPQPPQGSPTSTSEGNNMLGSSEETPLRSSGKEEMDQERDPDLFEERQTSQQSTNRLSYTDDVSGPIQENDSSLSQGLQTELTVTKAIDETVLCALSQGTTATNPVETVTQVNSDLEERDTNDGDFKEYCTDIKKETPLCAPAVKAAESDLKNDMKDHETSCQLYFNKSGSYPEEEMQDSELVLPQDVGNDSQPCFHSDVNELESCPEDLKISEPQPNGVLKDPNPGLQEMIDFELHNQDENIIDTELHQHVAAKDLQVHVNDFEPCSKDAKDPESSPQVDVTDSEAPQDSIQDVKHSQSCPQVVEKNIHDLELCQRVQVVKDSEPCPQGEDPESNAELRHKIAEGSCNEAEKILTKPLSKSANAAGKKKKKKKRGKRKDGSIQQTPQNDKKAENVGDEKTIKKASKEAASGIKKKSAAKRGTDGPTIELLVDSDVGQVGAVEDTESSNVAKDTKMDHTFSMHEQNLDLEAGNVQILEQVTSVDTYALNLPLIQTKTDHDADEKKVALESVEVHEGFIPCSEPVISHSGTDIILDSESHEKDSILDDVTTKEVQGLDHILSLGLVHEDPTISENTMFTKEATAELDVEKCHLEHSEKQNEISVAPTKVVDDSPEALPSELSTDVNSDTLVGLSEKDLEEKPLINQEYKELEEKCASNEELLILVKPENSCDFNTEQILEESRDEPVDERSLLCEKQVVGDDLDSDVQGRDSDEAKCMVSNGEMITAEAPKELEKSHGHQEVPGIDTNIGEDVKEKEQSLDLDDREMDTTVEKQINENLEKQEVQVGADDERNIDITSAPENLNDEEVRIHVATPDTEHEQVTLVDTESTPEHLGTVNDGLVNHPSDQEVTSEDIYQQGSEEDLDEEDEKGQSFDFDDMDIDAAVEIQTVENPAAGSVEVGGEEVDSNQPVATPDKCEQNILGESSPAYLETVNDTEEQNYISKDQEAYNTGLSETAEDQPPSGTTSLEVSDAVEEPKDLRSTQSNGDTPPSGRDRKKNGKKGKSKGKDDCKMA from the exons ATGGGCACCCAGGGCGCAGGACGCAAAAGAAACAGCAAGAAAGAGAAATCCACGGCCGAGGATGATGCCCTCAATCTCATTGCCAGAGAG gccGAGGCCCGACTGGCAGCGAAAAGGGCAGCGAGGGCAGAAGCCAGAGAGATTCGCATGCGGGAACTTGAGAGGCAACAAAAAGag ATTTTTCAAGTGCAGAAG AAATATTATGGCTTGAATACCAAATCAGATGACAAATCAGACAGAAAATGGGGCGATATTGAGCAATGGATG GAAGACAGTGAGCCATACTCACGGTCCTGCCGGCCCTCACAGGCACAAACG CTTTCGGATGAAGATGACCGGATGTCTGTGGGAAGCCGAGGCAGCATCAGG TCGGATCGTGATGGAGGTTATGGTGCAGGG GGCTCGTCCTTGCTTTCTCATAAGtccaagaaaaagaagaaacataAGCACAAAGACAAAGAC AGGAACGGCCATGATGATGAGTACAGTGTTCTATCCAGCCGG ACCTCCCTCTACGAGGAAAGTCTCTGCTCCGGCTCGCGTCGACTTTCCGACTCCAACTCTGGCTTCTAT CCATTAGAGTACAGTAGCTACCGCAACGCCAACTCCAGAACCTCCAGCCGGGCCAATTCAGCCCGCACCAGTCCAGTG GAAATCTGTGGCTCTGTTGCCAGTTTGTTACGAAGCAGTTCGGGTAGCAGAGGAATCCCCAGGGATCTGGATGATGTTACTATTCCAAATTTTTCCGAT GTAGAAGACAGGGATTATCTTGAGAGA GGTTCTCGATCGGCTTCTGCATTAACAGCATCCACTCTCACCTCCCTTGGTGGGAGTTCCTCACGGAGAGGGAGCGTAGAGACCGCTATCACTCTAGATGCCGAAACTGCCTCGAGAGAAATCAAG gACGCATTAACAGAGGTGGAGGAAAAGTATCGGAAGGCCATGGTCTCCAACGCCCAGCTGGACAATGAAAAGAACAACCTGATGTACCAGGTGGACACTCTCAAAGACTCGCTGACAGAACTTGAAGAACTGCTGTCCGAGTCAAGGCGGGAGTACGAGGAGAAGGTCAAG GAATTTGAACGAGAGAAACATGCCCACAGTGTTCTTCAGTTCCAGTTCAATGAAATGAAAGAGACACTGAAACAAAGCGAGGAGCTGCTAAAT AAACACGGAATAGTACTGGGACCTGATCTGAGCATCAACGGCGATGCTGATGTAACTGAAGTAGAAAGAATCGGCGGGGACGCCGATCCCCAGCCACCTCAGGGTTCGCCGACCTCAACGTCAGAAGGCAACAACATGCTCG GAAGCTCAGAGGAGACTCCTTTGAGAAGTAGTGGAAAGGAAGAAATGGATCAAGAACGGGATCCAGACCTTTTTGAGGAAAGGCAGACGAGTCAACAGAGCACCAATAGGTTATCATATACTGACGATGTCTCGGGGCCCATTCAAGAAAATGACAGTAGTCTTAGCCAAGGCTTGCAGACTGAATTGACAGTTACAAAAGCCATAGATGAAACTGTTCTTTGTGCCCTATCTCAAGGAACTACTGCAACAAATCCAGTCGAAACGGTTACACAAGTCAACTCTGATTTAGAGGAGAGAGACACTAATGATGGTGATTTTAAAGAATATTGTACTGATATCAAAAAGGAAACACCCCTGTGTGCACCAGCTGTCAAAGCAGCAGAATCCGATCTAAAAAATGATATGAAAGACCATGAAACAAGTTGCCAATTATACTTCAATAAATCTGGATCATATCCTGAAGAAGAAATGCAAGATTCTGAATTAGTTCTCCCACAAGATGTTGGTAATGATTCGCAACCATGTTTCCATAGTGATGTGAATGAATTAGAATCTTGTCCAGAAGATCTAAAAATCTCTGAACCGCAGCCCAATGGAGTTCTCAAAGATCCAAATCCTGGTCTCCAAGAAATGATAGATTTCGAATTGCATAACCAAGATGAAAACATAATAGATACCGAATTACATCAGCATGTAGCTGCCAAAGATCTCCAAGTCCATGTCAATGATTTTGAACCATGTTCCAAAGATGCAAAAGATCCAGAATCAAGTCCACAAGTTGATGTGACAGATTCTGAGGCACCCCAAGACAGCATACAGGACGTAAAACATTCTCAATCGTGTCCCCAAgtggtagaaaaaaatatacacgaTTTGGAATTATGTCAGCGTGTACAAGTTGTCAAAGATTCTGAACCATGCCCGCAAGGAGAGGATCCCGAGTCCAATGCTGAACTGCGGCATAAAATTGCTGAGGGAAGCTGTAATGAGGCAGAAAAAATATTAACCAAGCCTTTGTCTAAGAGTGCTAATGCAgcagggaaaaagaaaaaaaagaagaaaagaggcAAAAGGAAAGACGGCTCCATTCAACAAACTcctcaaaatgacaaaaaagcggAAAATGTGGGAGATGAGAAAACAATTAAGAAAGCAAGCAAAGAAGCAGCttcaggaattaaaaaaaagtctgccgCAAAACGTGGGACTGACGGTCCCACCATTGAACTCCTCGTGGACTCAGATGTGGGTCAAGTTGGCGCAGTGGAAGACACTGAAAGTTCAAATGTTGCCAAAGACACCAAGATGGATCATACGTTCAGTATGCATGAGCAAAACTTAGACTTGGAAGCTGGAAATGTTCAGATACTGGAACAGGTGACCTCTGTTGATACATACGCTCTCAATTTACCGCTCATTCAGACAAAAACAGATCACGATGCAGATGAGAAAAAAGTAGCTTTGGAATCTGTTGAAGTTCATGAAGGATTTATTCCGTGTTCTGAGCCAGTGATCAGTCACAGTGGAACTGATATCATATTGGACTCTGAAAGTCATGAAAAAGACTCCATTTTAGACGACGTTACTACCAAAGAAGTCCAAGGCCTGGATCATATACTTTCATTAGGTCTTGTCCATGAAGACCCAACAATTTCTGAAAACACAATGTTTACGAAAGAAGCCACAGCCGAATTAGatgttgaaaaatgtcatttggaaCATTCTGAAAAGCAGAATGAAATATCTGTGGCTCCTACCAAAGTCGTTGATGACAGCCCGGAGGCTTTACCGTCTGAACTATCTACTGATGTGAATTCTGACACTCTCGTTGGGTTGTCTGAGAAGGATCTTGAAGAGAAACCCTTGATAAATCAAGAGTATAAAGAGCTTGAAGAAAAGTGTGCAAGCAATGAAGAATTGCTCATTTTGGTCAAGCCAGAGAACTCTTGTGACTTCAACACAGAGCAGATTCTCGAAGAGAGCCGGGACGAACCAGTTGATGAAAGATCTTTACTGTGTGAGAAGCAGGTTGTAGGAGATGACTTGGACTCAGATGTGCAGGGGCGAGACTCTGACGAGGCGAAATGTATGGTGAGTAATGGAGAAATGATCACAGCAGAGGCACCTAAGGAGCTTGAAAAAAGTCACGGTCACCAGGAAGTTCCTGGTATAGACACAAACATCGGTGAGGATGTCAAGGAGAAAGAGCAGTCTTTGGATTTGGATGACCGCGAAATGGACACCACTGtggaaaaacaaatcaatgaaAATCTAGAGAAGCAGGAAGTCCAAGTGGGTGCTGATGATGAACGCAATATTGATATCACGAGTGCTCCTGAAAACCTAAATGATGAAGAAGTGCGTATTCATGTAGCCACGCCAGATACCGAACATGAACAGGTCACTTTGGTTGACACGGAATCCACACCTGAACATTTGGGAACTGTAAACGATGGGCTTGTAAACCATCCGAGTGACCAGGAAGTCACTTCTGAAGACATTTATCAACAGGGCAGCGAGGAGGATCTTGATGAAGAAGATGAGAAAGGCCAgtcttttgattttgatgaCATGGATATAGATGCAGCTGTTGAGATCCAGACTGTTGAAAATCCGGCCGCGGGTAGTGTTGAAGTGGGCGGTGAAGAAGTCGATTCAAATCAACCTGTAGCCACGCCCGATAAGTGCGAACAGAACATTTTGGGTGAATCCTCACCTGCATATCTGGAAACTGTGAATGACACCGAGGAGCAAAACTACATAAGCAAAGACCAAGAAGCTTACAATACTGGCCTTTCAGAAACCGCTGAGGACCAACCCCCTTCTGGTACCACGTCGTTAGAAGTCTCCGATGCCGTAGAAGAACCAAAAGATTTACGGTCAACCCAGAGCAATGGCGATACTCCCCCTTCTGGTAGAGACAGgaagaaaaatggcaaaaaaggcAAAAGCAAAGGCAAAGATGACTGCAAGATGGCATAG
- the lrrfip1a gene encoding uncharacterized protein lrrfip1a isoform X1, with the protein MGTQGAGRKRNSKKEKSTAEDDALNLIAREAEARLAAKRAARAEAREIRMRELERQQKEIFQVQKKYYGLNTKSDDKSDRKWGDIEQWMEDSEPYSRSCRPSQAQTLSDEDDRMSVGSRGSIRSDRDGGYGAGGSSLLSHKSKKKKKHKHKDKDRNGHDDEYSVLSSRTSLYEESLCSGSRRLSDSNSGFYPLEYSSYRNANSRTSSRANSARTSPVEICGSVASLLRSSSGSRGIPRDLDDVTIPNFSDVEDRDYLERGSRSASALTASTLTSLGGSSSRRGSVETAITLDAETASREIKEIHELKDQIQDVESKYTQNLKEVKDALTEVEEKYRKAMVSNAQLDNEKNNLMYQVDTLKDSLTELEELLSESRREYEEKVKEFEREKHAHSVLQFQFNEMKETLKQSEELLNEIRQLRMKQEGFTRELADLQETVEWKDKKIGALERQKEYTDAIRNERDELREEVVKLKDILKKHGIVLGPDLSINGDADVTEVERIGGDADPQPPQGSPTSTSEGNNMLGSSEETPLRSSGKEEMDQERDPDLFEERQTSQQSTNRLSYTDDVSGPIQENDSSLSQGLQTELTVTKAIDETVLCALSQGTTATNPVETVTQVNSDLEERDTNDGDFKEYCTDIKKETPLCAPAVKAAESDLKNDMKDHETSCQLYFNKSGSYPEEEMQDSELVLPQDVGNDSQPCFHSDVNELESCPEDLKISEPQPNGVLKDPNPGLQEMIDFELHNQDENIIDTELHQHVAAKDLQVHVNDFEPCSKDAKDPESSPQVDVTDSEAPQDSIQDVKHSQSCPQVVEKNIHDLELCQRVQVVKDSEPCPQGEDPESNAELRHKIAEGSCNEAEKILTKPLSKSANAAGKKKKKKKRGKRKDGSIQQTPQNDKKAENVGDEKTIKKASKEAASGIKKKSAAKRGTDGPTIELLVDSDVGQVGAVEDTESSNVAKDTKMDHTFSMHEQNLDLEAGNVQILEQVTSVDTYALNLPLIQTKTDHDADEKKVALESVEVHEGFIPCSEPVISHSGTDIILDSESHEKDSILDDVTTKEVQGLDHILSLGLVHEDPTISENTMFTKEATAELDVEKCHLEHSEKQNEISVAPTKVVDDSPEALPSELSTDVNSDTLVGLSEKDLEEKPLINQEYKELEEKCASNEELLILVKPENSCDFNTEQILEESRDEPVDERSLLCEKQVVGDDLDSDVQGRDSDEAKCMVSNGEMITAEAPKELEKSHGHQEVPGIDTNIGEDVKEKEQSLDLDDREMDTTVEKQINENLEKQEVQVGADDERNIDITSAPENLNDEEVRIHVATPDTEHEQVTLVDTESTPEHLGTVNDGLVNHPSDQEVTSEDIYQQGSEEDLDEEDEKGQSFDFDDMDIDAAVEIQTVENPAAGSVEVGGEEVDSNQPVATPDKCEQNILGESSPAYLETVNDTEEQNYISKDQEAYNTGLSETAEDQPPSGTTSLEVSDAVEEPKDLRSTQSNGDTPPSGRDRKKNGKKGKSKGKDDCKMA; encoded by the exons ATGGGCACCCAGGGCGCAGGACGCAAAAGAAACAGCAAGAAAGAGAAATCCACGGCCGAGGATGATGCCCTCAATCTCATTGCCAGAGAG gccGAGGCCCGACTGGCAGCGAAAAGGGCAGCGAGGGCAGAAGCCAGAGAGATTCGCATGCGGGAACTTGAGAGGCAACAAAAAGag ATTTTTCAAGTGCAGAAG AAATATTATGGCTTGAATACCAAATCAGATGACAAATCAGACAGAAAATGGGGCGATATTGAGCAATGGATG GAAGACAGTGAGCCATACTCACGGTCCTGCCGGCCCTCACAGGCACAAACG CTTTCGGATGAAGATGACCGGATGTCTGTGGGAAGCCGAGGCAGCATCAGG TCGGATCGTGATGGAGGTTATGGTGCAGGG GGCTCGTCCTTGCTTTCTCATAAGtccaagaaaaagaagaaacataAGCACAAAGACAAAGAC AGGAACGGCCATGATGATGAGTACAGTGTTCTATCCAGCCGG ACCTCCCTCTACGAGGAAAGTCTCTGCTCCGGCTCGCGTCGACTTTCCGACTCCAACTCTGGCTTCTAT CCATTAGAGTACAGTAGCTACCGCAACGCCAACTCCAGAACCTCCAGCCGGGCCAATTCAGCCCGCACCAGTCCAGTG GAAATCTGTGGCTCTGTTGCCAGTTTGTTACGAAGCAGTTCGGGTAGCAGAGGAATCCCCAGGGATCTGGATGATGTTACTATTCCAAATTTTTCCGAT GTAGAAGACAGGGATTATCTTGAGAGA GGTTCTCGATCGGCTTCTGCATTAACAGCATCCACTCTCACCTCCCTTGGTGGGAGTTCCTCACGGAGAGGGAGCGTAGAGACCGCTATCACTCTAGATGCCGAAACTGCCTCGAGAGAAATCAAG GAAATTCATGAACTGAAGGATCAGATACAAGATGTGGAGTCCAAGTACACTCAGAACCTAAAAGAAGTCAAG gACGCATTAACAGAGGTGGAGGAAAAGTATCGGAAGGCCATGGTCTCCAACGCCCAGCTGGACAATGAAAAGAACAACCTGATGTACCAGGTGGACACTCTCAAAGACTCGCTGACAGAACTTGAAGAACTGCTGTCCGAGTCAAGGCGGGAGTACGAGGAGAAGGTCAAG GAATTTGAACGAGAGAAACATGCCCACAGTGTTCTTCAGTTCCAGTTCAATGAAATGAAAGAGACACTGAAACAAAGCGAGGAGCTGCTAAAT GAAATTCGTCAGTTGCGCATGAAACAGGAGGGTTTTACTAGGGAGTTAGCTGATCTCCAAGAGACAGTGGAGTGGAAGGATAAGAAAATCGGG GCCTTAGAGCGACAGAAAGAATACACGGATGCAATTCGAAATGAGCGAGATGAGCTCAGAGAAGAAGTGGTGAAGCTGAAAGATATTCTGAAG AAACACGGAATAGTACTGGGACCTGATCTGAGCATCAACGGCGATGCTGATGTAACTGAAGTAGAAAGAATCGGCGGGGACGCCGATCCCCAGCCACCTCAGGGTTCGCCGACCTCAACGTCAGAAGGCAACAACATGCTCG GAAGCTCAGAGGAGACTCCTTTGAGAAGTAGTGGAAAGGAAGAAATGGATCAAGAACGGGATCCAGACCTTTTTGAGGAAAGGCAGACGAGTCAACAGAGCACCAATAGGTTATCATATACTGACGATGTCTCGGGGCCCATTCAAGAAAATGACAGTAGTCTTAGCCAAGGCTTGCAGACTGAATTGACAGTTACAAAAGCCATAGATGAAACTGTTCTTTGTGCCCTATCTCAAGGAACTACTGCAACAAATCCAGTCGAAACGGTTACACAAGTCAACTCTGATTTAGAGGAGAGAGACACTAATGATGGTGATTTTAAAGAATATTGTACTGATATCAAAAAGGAAACACCCCTGTGTGCACCAGCTGTCAAAGCAGCAGAATCCGATCTAAAAAATGATATGAAAGACCATGAAACAAGTTGCCAATTATACTTCAATAAATCTGGATCATATCCTGAAGAAGAAATGCAAGATTCTGAATTAGTTCTCCCACAAGATGTTGGTAATGATTCGCAACCATGTTTCCATAGTGATGTGAATGAATTAGAATCTTGTCCAGAAGATCTAAAAATCTCTGAACCGCAGCCCAATGGAGTTCTCAAAGATCCAAATCCTGGTCTCCAAGAAATGATAGATTTCGAATTGCATAACCAAGATGAAAACATAATAGATACCGAATTACATCAGCATGTAGCTGCCAAAGATCTCCAAGTCCATGTCAATGATTTTGAACCATGTTCCAAAGATGCAAAAGATCCAGAATCAAGTCCACAAGTTGATGTGACAGATTCTGAGGCACCCCAAGACAGCATACAGGACGTAAAACATTCTCAATCGTGTCCCCAAgtggtagaaaaaaatatacacgaTTTGGAATTATGTCAGCGTGTACAAGTTGTCAAAGATTCTGAACCATGCCCGCAAGGAGAGGATCCCGAGTCCAATGCTGAACTGCGGCATAAAATTGCTGAGGGAAGCTGTAATGAGGCAGAAAAAATATTAACCAAGCCTTTGTCTAAGAGTGCTAATGCAgcagggaaaaagaaaaaaaagaagaaaagaggcAAAAGGAAAGACGGCTCCATTCAACAAACTcctcaaaatgacaaaaaagcggAAAATGTGGGAGATGAGAAAACAATTAAGAAAGCAAGCAAAGAAGCAGCttcaggaattaaaaaaaagtctgccgCAAAACGTGGGACTGACGGTCCCACCATTGAACTCCTCGTGGACTCAGATGTGGGTCAAGTTGGCGCAGTGGAAGACACTGAAAGTTCAAATGTTGCCAAAGACACCAAGATGGATCATACGTTCAGTATGCATGAGCAAAACTTAGACTTGGAAGCTGGAAATGTTCAGATACTGGAACAGGTGACCTCTGTTGATACATACGCTCTCAATTTACCGCTCATTCAGACAAAAACAGATCACGATGCAGATGAGAAAAAAGTAGCTTTGGAATCTGTTGAAGTTCATGAAGGATTTATTCCGTGTTCTGAGCCAGTGATCAGTCACAGTGGAACTGATATCATATTGGACTCTGAAAGTCATGAAAAAGACTCCATTTTAGACGACGTTACTACCAAAGAAGTCCAAGGCCTGGATCATATACTTTCATTAGGTCTTGTCCATGAAGACCCAACAATTTCTGAAAACACAATGTTTACGAAAGAAGCCACAGCCGAATTAGatgttgaaaaatgtcatttggaaCATTCTGAAAAGCAGAATGAAATATCTGTGGCTCCTACCAAAGTCGTTGATGACAGCCCGGAGGCTTTACCGTCTGAACTATCTACTGATGTGAATTCTGACACTCTCGTTGGGTTGTCTGAGAAGGATCTTGAAGAGAAACCCTTGATAAATCAAGAGTATAAAGAGCTTGAAGAAAAGTGTGCAAGCAATGAAGAATTGCTCATTTTGGTCAAGCCAGAGAACTCTTGTGACTTCAACACAGAGCAGATTCTCGAAGAGAGCCGGGACGAACCAGTTGATGAAAGATCTTTACTGTGTGAGAAGCAGGTTGTAGGAGATGACTTGGACTCAGATGTGCAGGGGCGAGACTCTGACGAGGCGAAATGTATGGTGAGTAATGGAGAAATGATCACAGCAGAGGCACCTAAGGAGCTTGAAAAAAGTCACGGTCACCAGGAAGTTCCTGGTATAGACACAAACATCGGTGAGGATGTCAAGGAGAAAGAGCAGTCTTTGGATTTGGATGACCGCGAAATGGACACCACTGtggaaaaacaaatcaatgaaAATCTAGAGAAGCAGGAAGTCCAAGTGGGTGCTGATGATGAACGCAATATTGATATCACGAGTGCTCCTGAAAACCTAAATGATGAAGAAGTGCGTATTCATGTAGCCACGCCAGATACCGAACATGAACAGGTCACTTTGGTTGACACGGAATCCACACCTGAACATTTGGGAACTGTAAACGATGGGCTTGTAAACCATCCGAGTGACCAGGAAGTCACTTCTGAAGACATTTATCAACAGGGCAGCGAGGAGGATCTTGATGAAGAAGATGAGAAAGGCCAgtcttttgattttgatgaCATGGATATAGATGCAGCTGTTGAGATCCAGACTGTTGAAAATCCGGCCGCGGGTAGTGTTGAAGTGGGCGGTGAAGAAGTCGATTCAAATCAACCTGTAGCCACGCCCGATAAGTGCGAACAGAACATTTTGGGTGAATCCTCACCTGCATATCTGGAAACTGTGAATGACACCGAGGAGCAAAACTACATAAGCAAAGACCAAGAAGCTTACAATACTGGCCTTTCAGAAACCGCTGAGGACCAACCCCCTTCTGGTACCACGTCGTTAGAAGTCTCCGATGCCGTAGAAGAACCAAAAGATTTACGGTCAACCCAGAGCAATGGCGATACTCCCCCTTCTGGTAGAGACAGgaagaaaaatggcaaaaaaggcAAAAGCAAAGGCAAAGATGACTGCAAGATGGCATAG